From the genome of Prochlorococcus marinus XMU1419, one region includes:
- the uvrA gene encoding excinuclease ABC subunit UvrA: MVNKVASSFGKDNSIIIRGARQHNLKNIDLSLPRNKFIVFTGVSGSGKSSLAFDTIFAEGQRRYVESLSAYARQFLGQVDKPDVDNIEGLSPAISIDQKSTSHNPRSTVGTVTEIQDYLRLLFGRAGEPHCHHCGIPIAPQTIDEMVDQILLLPEGTRYQLLAPVVRGKKGTHTKLISGLAAEGFARVRINGEVRELADSIELDKNQIHNIEVVVDRLIAREGIQERLNDSLQTCLKRGDGLAIVEVVPKKGENLPSNLEREKLYSENYACPVHGSIVEELSPRLFSFNSPYGACPDCHGIGYLKKFTADRVIPDKTLPVYAAIAPWSEKDNTYYFSLLYSVGQAYGFELKTPWKDLSDLQKQVLLLGSDKPILIQADSRFKTSSGFERPFEGILPILERQLNEANGESVKQKLEKYLELVPCKTCSGKRLRPEALAVKLGPYNITDLTSISVSETLNHVERIMGLGKTKKENISLSEKQKQIGELVLKEIRLRLKFLINVGLDYLTLDRPAMTLSGGEAQRIRLATQIGAGLTGVLYVLDEPSIGLHQRDNDRLLETLKSLRDLGNTLVVVEHDEDTMKSADYLVDIGPGAGVYGGEIIAKGSYQDVLNSERSLTGAYLSGRKSIPTPKERRSSVKKSLILNNCSKNNLKNISVEFPLGRLVSVTGVSGSGKSTLINELLHPALCHSLGLKVPFPQGVKELKGIKAIDKVIVIDQSPIGRTPRSNPATYTGAFDPIRQIFTATVEAKARGYQAGQFSFNVKGGRCEACKGQGVNVIEMNFLPDVYVQCEVCKGARFNRETLQVKYKGFNISDVLEMTVEQAAETFSAIPQAAERLSTLVDVGLGYVKLGQPAPTLSGGEAQRVKLATELSKRATGKTLYLIDEPTTGLSFYDVHKLMDVIQRLVDKGNSVIVIEHNLDVIRCSDWIIDLGPDGGNKGGEIIAEGIPEDVAKNPISHTAKYLKKVLK; this comes from the coding sequence GTCGAGAGCCTTTCTGCATACGCAAGGCAATTTTTGGGTCAAGTAGATAAACCAGATGTTGACAATATTGAAGGTTTATCACCTGCTATATCAATTGATCAAAAATCTACAAGTCATAATCCACGATCAACAGTTGGAACAGTAACAGAAATACAAGATTATTTAAGATTATTATTTGGTCGTGCTGGTGAGCCGCATTGTCACCACTGTGGGATTCCAATTGCGCCTCAAACAATTGATGAAATGGTGGATCAAATTCTTCTTTTACCTGAAGGAACAAGGTACCAATTGTTAGCTCCTGTTGTAAGAGGTAAGAAAGGAACACATACAAAATTAATAAGCGGACTAGCGGCTGAAGGATTTGCTAGAGTAAGAATCAATGGAGAAGTAAGAGAACTTGCTGATAGTATTGAATTAGATAAAAATCAAATTCATAATATTGAGGTAGTAGTTGATAGATTAATTGCAAGAGAAGGAATACAAGAAAGATTAAATGATTCACTACAAACTTGTCTCAAAAGAGGCGATGGTTTAGCAATAGTAGAAGTTGTTCCAAAAAAAGGAGAAAATTTACCTTCTAACTTAGAAAGAGAAAAACTTTACTCAGAAAATTATGCATGTCCTGTACATGGCTCAATTGTTGAAGAACTTTCTCCTAGATTATTTTCTTTTAATAGCCCATATGGTGCCTGTCCAGATTGCCATGGGATTGGTTACTTAAAAAAATTTACTGCAGATAGAGTCATACCTGATAAAACATTGCCTGTTTATGCTGCAATAGCTCCTTGGAGTGAGAAAGATAATACCTATTACTTCTCTTTACTTTATTCTGTAGGTCAAGCTTATGGTTTTGAATTAAAAACTCCTTGGAAAGATTTAAGTGATTTGCAAAAACAAGTACTACTTTTGGGATCAGATAAACCAATATTAATTCAAGCTGATAGTCGTTTTAAAACCTCTAGTGGTTTTGAAAGACCTTTTGAGGGGATTTTACCAATATTAGAAAGGCAATTGAATGAAGCCAATGGAGAATCAGTTAAACAAAAATTAGAAAAGTATCTAGAATTAGTACCCTGTAAGACATGTTCTGGAAAAAGATTAAGACCTGAGGCTTTGGCCGTTAAACTTGGTCCATACAACATTACTGACTTAACCTCTATAAGTGTTTCTGAAACCCTAAATCACGTAGAGCGCATCATGGGTTTAGGAAAGACAAAGAAAGAAAATATATCTTTATCAGAAAAACAAAAGCAAATAGGTGAATTGGTTTTAAAAGAGATTCGTTTACGTTTAAAGTTTTTAATTAATGTTGGTTTAGATTATTTGACTTTAGATAGACCAGCTATGACTTTGTCTGGTGGTGAGGCTCAGCGTATTAGATTGGCTACTCAAATAGGAGCAGGTCTTACTGGTGTTTTATATGTTTTAGATGAACCAAGTATTGGTTTGCATCAGAGAGACAATGACAGATTATTAGAAACCTTAAAAAGCTTAAGAGACTTGGGAAATACTTTGGTTGTGGTTGAACATGATGAAGATACTATGAAATCCGCAGATTATCTAGTAGATATTGGTCCAGGGGCAGGTGTTTATGGTGGGGAAATAATTGCTAAAGGATCTTATCAAGATGTCTTAAATTCAGAAAGGTCATTAACTGGAGCATATCTCAGTGGTAGGAAGTCAATTCCTACTCCAAAAGAACGTAGATCATCTGTAAAAAAAAGTTTAATTTTAAATAATTGCTCTAAAAATAATTTAAAAAATATTTCTGTAGAATTTCCTTTAGGAAGGTTAGTTTCTGTAACTGGTGTAAGTGGAAGTGGAAAGAGCACTTTGATAAATGAATTACTTCATCCTGCATTGTGCCATTCTCTAGGATTAAAAGTTCCTTTTCCCCAAGGTGTAAAAGAGTTAAAGGGTATAAAGGCAATTGATAAAGTTATCGTTATTGATCAATCTCCAATAGGAAGAACCCCTAGATCAAATCCTGCTACATATACAGGTGCTTTTGACCCTATAAGGCAGATATTTACTGCCACAGTAGAAGCAAAAGCAAGAGGTTATCAGGCTGGTCAATTTAGCTTTAATGTGAAAGGAGGAAGATGCGAAGCTTGTAAAGGCCAGGGAGTCAATGTTATTGAAATGAATTTTTTACCTGATGTGTATGTTCAATGTGAAGTATGCAAAGGAGCTCGTTTTAATAGAGAAACTCTTCAAGTTAAATATAAAGGTTTCAATATATCTGATGTTCTAGAGATGACTGTTGAACAAGCTGCAGAAACTTTTTCTGCTATACCTCAAGCTGCTGAAAGATTATCTACATTGGTTGATGTTGGCCTAGGATACGTCAAACTAGGCCAGCCAGCTCCTACATTATCTGGTGGAGAGGCTCAAAGAGTTAAGTTAGCCACGGAACTGTCAAAAAGGGCTACTGGAAAAACATTATATTTGATTGATGAACCAACTACAGGGTTAAGTTTTTATGATGTTCATAAATTAATGGATGTGATACAACGTTTGGTAGATAAAGGGAATTCAGTAATTGTTATTGAACATAATTTAGATGTTATTAGATGTTCAGATTGGATAATCGATTTAGGACCTGATGGAGGGAACAAAGGAGGAGAAATAATTGCAGAAGGTATTCCTGAGGATGTAGCTAAAAATCCTATAAGTCATACAGCAAAGTATCTTAAAAAGGTTCTGAAATAA